One genomic window of Gracilinema caldarium DSM 7334 includes the following:
- a CDS encoding patatin-like phospholipase family protein: MNRSVRWALVLSGGGAKGFMHIGVLKALEAWGYPKPSLVVGTSMGAIVGGLYACGYSPEELENIAVHQFDIRRYLDSSRFHLSGPMGRLMETGQMISRFATRPGIDSGNRILAFLEELTQGKTIESLSIPFRCNAVDLITGNEVVFSSGSLARAMRASMAFPAFFDPLIEGSQYLVDGGLVNNLPVHIARGLGYSRVLAVDVGAFLLAQRSTLRTGPQVVYRALEVAISHIQRGDADRATLTLYPEDAATPFDFSRAKHLITVGEQYTLAHLQDIQNFFRNHIFSHLWRHR, encoded by the coding sequence ATGAACCGCTCGGTGCGCTGGGCGCTGGTTCTTTCAGGGGGCGGCGCCAAGGGGTTTATGCATATAGGAGTCCTCAAGGCCCTTGAGGCCTGGGGCTACCCCAAACCAAGCCTTGTTGTGGGCACTTCTATGGGGGCTATAGTGGGGGGCCTCTATGCCTGCGGATACTCCCCAGAAGAACTTGAGAACATTGCGGTTCATCAATTTGATATCCGTCGTTATTTGGATAGTTCCCGTTTCCATCTGTCCGGTCCCATGGGCCGGCTTATGGAAACGGGGCAGATGATCAGCCGATTTGCTACAAGGCCCGGCATCGATTCAGGAAACCGAATCCTGGCCTTTCTTGAAGAATTAACCCAAGGCAAAACTATAGAAAGTCTTTCCATTCCGTTTCGATGCAATGCGGTGGACCTGATAACCGGCAACGAGGTTGTTTTCTCGTCCGGTTCTCTAGCCAGGGCGATGCGGGCATCTATGGCCTTTCCTGCCTTTTTTGATCCGCTGATTGAAGGATCGCAATATCTGGTTGATGGCGGCCTCGTGAATAATCTACCTGTCCATATTGCCAGGGGGCTCGGGTATTCCCGGGTTCTTGCGGTGGATGTAGGTGCCTTTCTGCTTGCCCAACGTAGTACCCTCAGAACCGGTCCTCAGGTGGTATACCGGGCTCTTGAGGTTGCCATTTCCCATATTCAGCGGGGCGATGCGGACCGGGCGACCCTGACGTTATACCCAGAAGATGCTGCAACCCCTTTTGATTTTTCCCGGGCAAAACATCTTATAACGGTTGGGGAACAATATACATTAGCACATCTGCAAGATATACAAAACTTTTTCAGAAACCATA